A region of Vigna radiata var. radiata cultivar VC1973A chromosome 6, Vradiata_ver6, whole genome shotgun sequence DNA encodes the following proteins:
- the LOC106764875 gene encoding calmodulin: MADQLTDEQISEFKEAFSLFDKDGDGCITTKELGTVMRSLGQNPTEAELQDMINEVDADGNGTIDFPEFLNLMARKMKDTDSEEELKEAFRVFDKDQNGFISAAELRHVMTNLGEKLTDEEVDEMIREADVDGDGQINYEEFVKVMMAK, translated from the exons ATGGCCGATCAACTCACCGACGAGCAGATCTCCGAGTTCAAGGAAGCCTTCAGCCTCTTCGACAAGGACGGCGATG GTTGTATTACCACCAAGGAACTTGGGACCGTGATGCGGTCACTTGGGCAAAACCCGACTGAGGCTGAGCTGCAGGACATGATAAATGAGGTTGATGCTGATGGGAATGGTACCATTGATTTCCCAGAATTCCTGAACCTCATGGCGAGGAAGATGAAAGACACTGATTCGGAGGAGGAGCTGAAGGAGGCCTTTCGTGTGTTTGACAAGGATCAGAACGGTTTCATCTCTGCTGCAGAGCTCCGCCATGTGATGACCAACCTTGGCGAGAAGCTGACCGACGAAGAGGTGGACGAGATGATCCGCGAGGCAGACGTTGACGGTGACGGGCAGATCAACTATGAGGAGTTTGTCAAAGTCATGATGGCCAAGTGA